A genome region from Triticum aestivum cultivar Chinese Spring chromosome 2B, IWGSC CS RefSeq v2.1, whole genome shotgun sequence includes the following:
- the LOC123045903 gene encoding (+)-neomenthol dehydrogenase isoform X1, with the protein MRAAAAAAALRCRQPRVVNRSRQIPLARVVYKYLSPGLPAVPPSAYSRSASPRSVPPRRLHHPPLSPHLPCTHARPPAPAVDPRDAPLVRSDGPCQGAVSHAVINLSILPAFPAIRLLRAFLFLPAPPAAMADAGGGACRAWWSRDTVAVVTGANRGIGHSLAARLAEHGLTVVLTARDGERGEAAAAPLRDRGLPVVFRRLDVSDPASVADFAAWLRETVGGLDILVNNAAVSFNEIDTNSVEHAETVLNTNFYGTKLLTEALLPLFRRSPATSRILNISSQLGLLNKVRNPSLRRLLLDEEALTEGKIEAMVSQFLAQVKDGTWGEHGWPKVWTDYAVSKLALNAYTRVLAQRLQSGGERVRVNCFCPGFTRTDMTKGWGKRTAEEVADFGARLALLPPGELPTGTFFKWRTPQLYSKL; encoded by the exons ATgcgagcggcagcagcagcagcagctctacGTTGCAGGCAGCCGCGGGTAGTGAACAGGAGCAGACAGATACCACTCGCGCGTGTCGTGTATAAATATCTCTCTCCCGGACTCCCCGCCGTCCCACCCAGCGCTTACTCGCGGTCGGCCAGTCCCCGTTCCGTCCCGCCCCGGCGACTCCACCACCCGCCCCTCTCGCCTCACCTTCCCTGCACGCACGCCCGCCCTCCCGCCCCAGCAGTTGACCCGCGCGACGCGCCGCTCGTCAGATCAGATGGACCATGCCAAGGAGCCGTCTCCCACGCGGTAATCAATCTATCAATCCTTCCCGCCTTCCCCGCGATTCGCCTCCTGCGCGCATTCTTGTTTCTGCCTGCGCCACCGGCGGCGATGGCTGACGCGGGCGGTGGCGCGTGCAGGGCGTGGTGGTCGAGGGACACGGTGGCCGTGGTGACGGGCGCCAACCGGGGCATCGGCCACTCGCTGGCCGCGCGGCTCGCGGAGCACGGCctcaccgtcgtgctcaccgcgcGGGACGGCGAGCGCGgggaggccgccgccgcgccgctccgcGACCGCGGGCTCCCCGTCGTCTTCCGCCGCCTCGACGTCTCCGACCCCGCCTCCGTCGCCGACTTCGCCGCCTGGCTCCGCGAAACCGTCGGCGGCCTCGACATCCTG GTGAACAATGCCGCCGTGTCGTTCAACGAGATCGACACCAACTCGGTGGAGCACGCGGAGACGGTCCTCAACACCAACTTCTACGGGACCAAGCTGCTGACCGAGGCGCTTCTGCCCCTCTTCCGGCGATCGCCGGCCACCAGCCGGATCCTCAACATCAGCTCTCAGCTTGGCCTTCTTAAC AAGGTGCGCAACCCGTcgctgaggaggctgctcctggaCGAGGAGGCCCTGACGGAGGGCAAGATCGAGGCGATGGTGTCGCAGTTCCTGGCGCAGGTCAAGGACGGGACGTGGGGTGAGCACGGGTGGCCCAAGGTGTGGACGGACTACGCCGTCTCCAAGCTGGCCCTCAACGCCTACACCCGCGTCCTGGCGCAGCGGCTGCAGTCCGGCGGCGAGCGCGTCAGGGTCAACTGCTTCTGCCCCGGGTTCACGCGGACCGACATGACCAAGGGGTGGGGCAAGCGCACCGCCGAGGAGGTGGCCGACTTCGGCGCCCGGCTCGCGCTGCTCCCGCCCGGCGAGCTCCCCACCGGCACCTTCTTCAAGTGGCGCACGCCGCAGCTCTACTCCAAGCTCTGA
- the LOC123045903 gene encoding (+)-neomenthol dehydrogenase isoform X2, translating to MDHAKEPSPTRAWWSRDTVAVVTGANRGIGHSLAARLAEHGLTVVLTARDGERGEAAAAPLRDRGLPVVFRRLDVSDPASVADFAAWLRETVGGLDILVNNAAVSFNEIDTNSVEHAETVLNTNFYGTKLLTEALLPLFRRSPATSRILNISSQLGLLNKVRNPSLRRLLLDEEALTEGKIEAMVSQFLAQVKDGTWGEHGWPKVWTDYAVSKLALNAYTRVLAQRLQSGGERVRVNCFCPGFTRTDMTKGWGKRTAEEVADFGARLALLPPGELPTGTFFKWRTPQLYSKL from the exons ATGGACCATGCCAAGGAGCCGTCTCCCACGCG GGCGTGGTGGTCGAGGGACACGGTGGCCGTGGTGACGGGCGCCAACCGGGGCATCGGCCACTCGCTGGCCGCGCGGCTCGCGGAGCACGGCctcaccgtcgtgctcaccgcgcGGGACGGCGAGCGCGgggaggccgccgccgcgccgctccgcGACCGCGGGCTCCCCGTCGTCTTCCGCCGCCTCGACGTCTCCGACCCCGCCTCCGTCGCCGACTTCGCCGCCTGGCTCCGCGAAACCGTCGGCGGCCTCGACATCCTG GTGAACAATGCCGCCGTGTCGTTCAACGAGATCGACACCAACTCGGTGGAGCACGCGGAGACGGTCCTCAACACCAACTTCTACGGGACCAAGCTGCTGACCGAGGCGCTTCTGCCCCTCTTCCGGCGATCGCCGGCCACCAGCCGGATCCTCAACATCAGCTCTCAGCTTGGCCTTCTTAAC AAGGTGCGCAACCCGTcgctgaggaggctgctcctggaCGAGGAGGCCCTGACGGAGGGCAAGATCGAGGCGATGGTGTCGCAGTTCCTGGCGCAGGTCAAGGACGGGACGTGGGGTGAGCACGGGTGGCCCAAGGTGTGGACGGACTACGCCGTCTCCAAGCTGGCCCTCAACGCCTACACCCGCGTCCTGGCGCAGCGGCTGCAGTCCGGCGGCGAGCGCGTCAGGGTCAACTGCTTCTGCCCCGGGTTCACGCGGACCGACATGACCAAGGGGTGGGGCAAGCGCACCGCCGAGGAGGTGGCCGACTTCGGCGCCCGGCTCGCGCTGCTCCCGCCCGGCGAGCTCCCCACCGGCACCTTCTTCAAGTGGCGCACGCCGCAGCTCTACTCCAAGCTCTGA